The Polyangium mundeleinium genome contains the following window.
ATCCCGTGCGGACCGAGCTTCGCGAGCGCCCGCGCCCAGCCGAATCCGCCGACGCGCGTCACGCCGTCCTTGCCCACTTGCACGTGGAACGGGCTCAGCTCGCCGTGCGCGATCGGCTCGCTCTGCGCGTGCGCCGCCGCCAGACCTTCGAGCATTTCGAGGCCGATGCGCAGCGCGATCGGGAGCGGGATTCCGGCCGTCTTCGCGTTCGTGACCAGCGAGGAAAGCGTCTCGCCTTCGAAGTGCTCTGCGACGACGAAGATCTCTCCGTCCCCGACGCCCGTCTCCACCGTCGGCACCACGTTCGCGTGCGTGAGCAGCTTGCCGTTCTTCGCATCGCGCAGGAACGCCTCGGCGACTTCCGGCTTCTTCGTCACGTGCTTGTGAAGGCGCAGCACGATGTAACTCTTCGTGCTTCCTTCCGTTTGGGCGAGCCAGGTGGACGCCACGCCACTGCCGGACATCTCCCGCGTCAACTCGTATTTCCCGAGCTTCGAAGCCGATCCAGTGGCAGTCTGAGGTTCGAGCGCCATTGCGGTCGCATGCTATCAGGTTCGTAGAAGTCGGATCCAGCAAGCTTTTCAGGTTGCACGGCCGACGCCCCTCGCGCGCCACGAAGCTCGAAGCGCGCTGATTGCGGTAGCGAGGCACACGTTCAGCACTGGGCTCGCAAGTGACCATGTCGCCGGAGACGTTTCCCTCGCGTCCGCGCCTCGCCGAGCACGCTGTCGTCAGGCGACATCGCGTGGGCGACGAAGACTTCTGGGTCCTGCACGATCAGCGCTCGGGCCTCGCGTATCGCCTCGGCGCGCGCGAGTGGGGATTGCTCGCGCAGGCCGACGGATCCCGTGATCTCGAAGGCATCGTCGCTGCGGCTTCACGCGCGTCCGCGTTCGCGAAGGTCGAGACGTTGCGCGCGTTCCTCGGCGCTCTTCACGCGGCCGGCCTGCTCGCCGAAGGTGTCGCGCCGCTGCCCGAGCCGAAGACCCGCGGCGCTTCTCGACCGCTCGATCCGCTGCCCGCCTTCTCCCTCGCGTGCGACGGCCGTGGGAGCTGCTGCCGTCTCTACGCCTCCGTGATCTTCCGGCCCGTCGAGGAGGCCTACGCCCGCGCGCTCTTGCCGCGCGTGCTCGACGCCGGGGATCACCCCGAACGCGCGTTCACGCCCCTGCACGGATCCTCCGCCTGCGGCGCGACCTCCGTGCCGATCGTCGACGGCCGCTGCGCCTACCTCGACGACGGCGGCCTCTGCCGCCTGCACGCGGCGCAGGGCGCGCACGTAAAGCCGCTCGGGTGCCAGACATTTCCTGCGCTCTTCGTCGACGATGGTGAAGCCGTGCGTGTCGCGCCTGCCGTGGAGTGCGCCTGCGTGCTCGCGAGCGCGCTCGATCCCCGCCCGGAGGGCGCGTCGCTCGTGCCCGAGGGCGCGCGGAACTCCGCGGAGCTCGATGAGGGCATCCTGATCGTCGAGCTCCCGGAGACGGTGCTCCTCACGCCGGGCAAGCACGGCACGCGCGCCGATCTCGTTCGTTTCATGCGCGCCGTCGCCGAGGCCCCAGCGCCGATCGACACGGCACGCGCGCTCGCGGCCCTCGCGACTTCTGTCGAGACGTCGAGCCTCGATCCCGCGGCCGCAACGCGCGCCCTCGCCGCGCCCGCGCCCCTCGATGCCGAGTGCTTCCGTCCCTTCTTCGCCGCGCTCGCGCATCGCGCCTCCCGCCGCGCTCGCATCGACGCGACCTTCCGTGCCGAGCGTGATCTCGCGCGTCATGCCGTTCGCTGGATCGAGGCCACGTCCCGCGCGCTCGCCGAGGATCCGACCCTCGCCGCACCGGCCACGCCCACGCGCGCCCACGCCGAAGCCTTTTATCTGCGCGCGGGCGCGCACGCCTACCAGCTCGCCTCCAGCGATCTTCCTCTCGCGCATGCGCTCCGCGATCGCGCCGCGCGGCTCCTCCTCGCGCGCGCCTTGCCGCTCGTGATCACGCCGGACGAAGCGCGCGACGAGCCTGCGCTCGCGCATCCGCTCGCCCTTGTCGAGGCGACGCTCCGGGGCCATGGCCTCGACGCGTACGCCCACGACGTGCCGGGCGCGGCGTAACGCGGCG
Protein-coding sequences here:
- a CDS encoding YkgJ family cysteine cluster protein, translated to MGDEDFWVLHDQRSGLAYRLGAREWGLLAQADGSRDLEGIVAAASRASAFAKVETLRAFLGALHAAGLLAEGVAPLPEPKTRGASRPLDPLPAFSLACDGRGSCCRLYASVIFRPVEEAYARALLPRVLDAGDHPERAFTPLHGSSACGATSVPIVDGRCAYLDDGGLCRLHAAQGAHVKPLGCQTFPALFVDDGEAVRVAPAVECACVLASALDPRPEGASLVPEGARNSAELDEGILIVELPETVLLTPGKHGTRADLVRFMRAVAEAPAPIDTARALAALATSVETSSLDPAAATRALAAPAPLDAECFRPFFAALAHRASRRARIDATFRAERDLARHAVRWIEATSRALAEDPTLAAPATPTRAHAEAFYLRAGAHAYQLASSDLPLAHALRDRAARLLLARALPLVITPDEARDEPALAHPLALVEATLRGHGLDAYAHDVPGAA